In Mycolicibacterium lutetiense, the sequence TCCCGGGTTGTCGTGCTGCAGATAGAGGTCGACCGACCCGTCGGGATTGGTAACGAAGGGGTTCCGCTGGCTCAGGGTGTAGCGGTTGAGCGGATTGTCGACGAAGAAAAAGCCCTCGTCGTACATCGTCAGTGACCAGAATCCGTTGACGGGCGGGAACTGGCCCTTGTCGAAGTGCACCGTGTACTTGTTGGCACCGTCGAAGGCCTGGCCGTCGGCATCGGCTTCCGAAGTCGGGTAGACCGCATCCTGGGGCCGGTTGGCACCCAACCCGATCGCGGTGATCACGGCGCGCTGCAGATAGTCGGTTCCGTACTCACCGGTCTTGGTGGTGAATCGCCAGCCGTTGACGTCATCCCAGTCCTTGGCGGCGGCCATGACCTTGTCGACCCCGTCCTTGGGAATCGACTGCAAGGCCGCGGCGACATCGGAGCCCAGCTTGCCGAGGTCGAACTTCTCCCCGGGGACGATGCCGAGCTTGGCCATCTGGTCGACGATCGGCTTGTCCGCCTCAGCGGGTGGGTTGTCCTTCATCAAGGTGGCCATCAGATTGAAGTAGTCCTCGGCGCTCAGGTTGTTGACCTGATCGCGAACCGGGGTCTTCATGTCGATGGCCGGATCGACCTTGCCGGCCGGCGGGGTGTAGGGCTTGCCGTACGAACTGAGCGGCACCAACGAGATCGCGTCCTGCAGCTTGTGCACGGCGGCGTAGTCCTCGGGCGTGCCATCGCAGTAGATGCGTCCCAGCAGCCACACCGTCGAGGTCGGCGACTTGTATTCCTTCACGCCGGCGGGCAAGGTGCCCTTCCAGCCGGGACCGGTGATGGCGTAGGTCTGCGGACCGGTGCCCGTGGTGCGCTTCCCCGGTACCTCGAACACGTTGGTGTAGCCGTCGAGCATCGGGAACAGGTAGTAGCGGTCGCTTGCCTCCGGCAGGCTCAGCACCCACGGCTCATTCTTGACGTCGATGAATCCGTTTGTGTAGAGCGTGTCCGCGTTCGGCGCGGTGACATCGCGGAACTGCGCGTTCGGGTACTCACGCATCCGCATCAGCTGACCCATCGGAGCACGGGGCGACTCGACCTTGTCGACGTTGGTCATGACGCGTCGCGTCATCTCGACGGTGACCAGGGAGTAACCGTAGACGTACGCATCCAGGGCGATGGCCTTGGCTTCATCGGGCGACAGCTGCCCGGATCCGGATTGTCCAGGCTTTTCAGGCGACGACGGAGAGCATGCCAGCGTGGCCATCATCAACATCGTGGCGCCGAGCGCAACCAGCCATTTGGCCGTCCGCCGATCCTTTTTCACGAAAAGTCGTTCCTCTCTTGGGTTTTCTGCTGGTTGCATGCAGACACCGCGCCCCTCGTCTCCATAAGAATGGGGCTGCGCGGCCGACCACTGGTGTGGCAAGCCGCGCAGCCGATTCACCCCGACCCGGGAATTACTGTGCAGCAAACTGTCAGCTTCTGTCTTGATATTCTGGGACAAATCTTTGACATTGAGGGATATGGCCGTGATCCGGGGCACGGCCCGAGCAAAGCGTCCTCACCCGCTCCTGCAAACGCTGGTTCGGCACCACTCCGACGGCCTATCGCAACGCCCGGCTCACGGCACGGCCGCGACCCTAAACGCTGGCACACCAAGACAAGCCATGTCCTTGCCGAACGAACGATTCGTCGCGCACACCCCATCTTCCCTGCTAAAGTTCGGCCCGCCGGGCGATGCAATCGGCACCTGCCCGCCTCGGGAAGGAGTCCCGCTGTGTCCCGCTCACTGACCACCGTGCGCTACGGAATGGTGCCCGCTTTCGCCGCCGGTGCCGTGGGGCTTATCGGTGTCGTCGGCGCGCTGCTCACCTCTGTGACAGCGACTGCCGAGCCGCCTCCGCGCCCACCCAATTGCACGGCCGCCGATCTCGCCGGTATCGCCTCCGGGGTCGCCGCCGCAACATCCACGTATTTGTGGACCCATCCGGACGTGAACGATTTCTACACAAATCTGCACGGCCGCCCCCAGGAAGAAGTGCCGGACGCCACCCGTACCTTCTTCGACGCCAACCCTCAGGCCCACACCGACCTGCTCGGGATCCGTCAGCCGATGACCGATTTCCGCGACCGCTGCGGGATCAAGCCACCCGATCAGCCCCTAGGACAACGATGAACACC encodes:
- a CDS encoding DUF1254 domain-containing protein, producing the protein MLMMATLACSPSSPEKPGQSGSGQLSPDEAKAIALDAYVYGYSLVTVEMTRRVMTNVDKVESPRAPMGQLMRMREYPNAQFRDVTAPNADTLYTNGFIDVKNEPWVLSLPEASDRYYLFPMLDGYTNVFEVPGKRTTGTGPQTYAITGPGWKGTLPAGVKEYKSPTSTVWLLGRIYCDGTPEDYAAVHKLQDAISLVPLSSYGKPYTPPAGKVDPAIDMKTPVRDQVNNLSAEDYFNLMATLMKDNPPAEADKPIVDQMAKLGIVPGEKFDLGKLGSDVAAALQSIPKDGVDKVMAAAKDWDDVNGWRFTTKTGEYGTDYLQRAVITAIGLGANRPQDAVYPTSEADADGQAFDGANKYTVHFDKGQFPPVNGFWSLTMYDEGFFFVDNPLNRYTLSQRNPFVTNPDGSVDLYLQHDNPGQGKEANWLPAPAGKFNLMLRLYWPKETPPSIIGGTWKPPVVTKVR
- a CDS encoding heme-binding protein; protein product: MVPAFAAGAVGLIGVVGALLTSVTATAEPPPRPPNCTAADLAGIASGVAAATSTYLWTHPDVNDFYTNLHGRPQEEVPDATRTFFDANPQAHTDLLGIRQPMTDFRDRCGIKPPDQPLGQR